CAGGGTGGTAACGTAATGCCTATTATTATTGAATGGACCTTTGCAGATGGCAGCAAAGAAGTAGATCGTATTTCCGCTTATATCTGGCGGCTCGATGAATATAAAGTAACCAAGGTTTTCGCAAAAGACAAGCAGGTAGTATCTGTGCGCTTAGACCCCTACCGGGAAACCGCAGATATTGAAGAAACCAATAACTACTGGCCACGCCAGGCTGTTCCTTCTAAATTTGAATTGTTTAAAGGGGAAAGGCCGGCACGGGGGACCCGGAATGACGGGAACCCTATGCAAAGGGCCAGGCAATAAGAAAAGCAGTTGGGGCGTCTCGCAGGAGACGCCTTTTTTTTATCTTTACAATACCATGCTAAAGAAACTATTTCAGATCACATTGCTGCTGTTAACCAGCTTCTGCGCAAATGCGCAAAACCCGGATTGGACAAGGGATTATAAACCCTTCAGGATTGCCGGTAATCTGTATTACGTGGGTACGTACGACCTGGCCTGTTATCTTATTACCACTCAACAGGGCCATATACTTATCAACACCGGCACAACAGGATCGGCTCCCATGATCCGTTCACATGTGGAAGCCTTAGGCTTTAAATTTACCGATATCAGGATATTATTGACAACGCATGCGCATGTTGATCATGTAGGCGCAATGGCAGCCATAAAGAAAACAACAGGTGCAAAAATGATGATCAATGAAAAGGATGCACTGGTGCTGGCTGATGGCGGGAAGTCCGATTATGTGCTTGGACCGGAATTCAGGTTCGACCCTGTGAAGGCAGATCGCCTGCTGCATAAACAGGATACCATTACTCTCGGTGGCATGCAGATCATAGAGTTGCATCACCCGGGTCATACAAAAGGCGCCAATAGTTTTATGTTTACGGTGAAAGATTCCAGCCGCTCATATCGTGTATTGATCGCCAATATGCCCTCCATCCTGGATGAAACCAATCTTGCCGGCATGCCCAAATATCCGGAGGTGGCCAAAGATTATGCTTATACATTGGGAGCAATGAAAAAGCTGCAGTTCGATCTCTGGCTTTCTTCTCATGCCAGCCAGTTTGAGCTGCACGAAAAACACAAACCCAACGATGCTTATAACCCGGCTGTATTTGCAGACCGAAAAGGATATGATACTTACCTAAACGATCTTCAGAATGCTTATTTAAAAAAATTGAAAGGAAAATAATCCCTGTCGGTTTTGTTCTATTTTCCAGGTGTGGCTCATCCTAATTTTGGTAAAAAATAACCAAACTATATGAACACACAAACAACAACCCTCGTATTAGGCGGCACCGGCAAAACAGGTAGCAGAGTAGCAGAACAACTAAAAGCAAAAGGTTGGCCCGTAAGGATCGGCTCGCGTTCCGCAACCCCTTCTTTCGACTGGGAAGATGCAGCAACATGGAAACCCGCATTGAAAGACATTGATGCTGTTTACATCAGTTATCACCCGGATCTGGCCATACCCGGCGCCGTTAAAAAAGTAGGCGCATTTACCAAACTGGCCGTGGAAAATGGTGTAAAGAAATTGGTATTACTCTCCGGCCGCGGAGAAAAAGAAGCACAGGATTGCGAGGAGCTCATCATGCAGGCAGGTGTGGATTGGACGATTGTAAGATGTGCCTGGTTCAATCAGAACTTCAGCGAAGGATATATGCTGGATCCTATTATTGAAGGTCATGTAGCACTACTCGCAGGAGATGTACGTGAACCATTTGTAGATGTGGACGATATTGCTGATGTAGCCGTAGCTGCATTAACAGAAGAAGGCCACAACGGTCAGTTATACGAATTAACAGGTGCCCGTCTGATCTCTTTTCGTGAAGCTATTGCAGAGATCTCTAAAGCCACCGGCAGGAAGATTAAATATGAACAGGTTTCTGAAAAGCAATACAGGTCCATGCTTGAGGAATATAGTGTTCCTGAAGAATTTATCTGGCTGGTCATCTACTTATTTTCAGAAGTGCTGGACGGAAGGAATGAAAGCCTGGCCGATGGTGTACAACGCGCTTTGGGCAGAGCACCACGGGATTTTTCAGATTACGTTAAAAGAACGGCGGCAACAGGTATCTGGAATGCACGCAACTAAAATCATCTAAAGGGTTCGCAGTGAAGAAGCTGTGGGCCCTTAATATTTACCGGACAAGCGTGTATACGTTGTAGCAACCTTCTATACAAGCCGGGTCAATGGGATAAAGGATCAATAACTCTTTTCCAATAACATACTTAAGAACATGGGCTGTTGGGCGCGAGGTACTGGTTAAGGAGATCCTGTTACTATCAATTCTATAATGATCATTCCCGTTGGCCACAGCAGGCGAAGCGCTAAACTGGCCATCGCTTTTGAATTCAATATAAACAGGATTATTCGGATCAGCAGGTCTGATCTCCAGTGGCCCGCCAGTGCTGATAGCTGATTGCTTAAGTTTCCATTTACCAACAAGCCAATGGTATTCTACCGGTTCTTTGCCCTTGTCTCTATTTTTCTTGCAGGCAAATAGTAAAAAAAGCATACAGGTGTAGAGTAGATATTTCATGTCGTGGTGTTTAATGGTGAAACGGCAAAAAGACGGGAAAGGTTACACAGCATGGGAGCCAAAAGGAAATTTCGTCCAATTGGATAAAATTCCTTACTTTTTCGCCACTAGATAAGTCATGGGTTCAAACCTAACACAACACGTCGACAGTTGGTATGCCAAGTTTCATGCGCACCTGATCTATATCGCCACCCGTTGGGGATATGGGGAGGAAGAGAGCAGAGACCAGGTACAGCAATTCTTCCTGGAACTGCTGCAAAAGAACCTCGAGCCTGCTGATATTCAACATCCCAAAGCTTACCTCACCCGGGCTTTCGGCCGTAAGCTGATAGATGACTACCGCCGTTCGAAGCAACAGCAGCCCAAAGCAGAATTGACAGAAAATACGGCCTACGAACCCTCCGTGCTGGAAAACCTGGTCCGCCTTCAATCTAATGAAGAACTCCTGGCCTCTATCAGAGCTGCATTCAAACGTCTCCCTGCCCGCTGCCAGAACGTGATCCACCTCAAATACTATGAGGGCCTCACCACAGAGCAGATCGCAGAACGAACAGGCCTCAATACCCGCTCCGTATACAACAACCTCTACGAAGGCATTAAAGCCCTCCGTGAGGAGCTGAGGAATTCCAATCCAAGGTTGAAGTTTGCCGCCATTTTCTCCCTGCTGCCAGCGCTTTAAGCAACCCCCGGCAAATAAATCACCATTCTCCCTGCTGCCAGCGCTTTAAGCAACCCCTCAAAAAAAACTTCCCCAAAAGTTGGTAAAAGAAACCTCTCCCTCCGTCTATAGAGGAAACAGGTACATATGCCGGACCGTTATGAAATCGAGGAACTCGTCATAAACGACAGTTTTATCAACTATTGCTTTAACAGGAACCCATCAGATACTACCCACTGGAAAAACTACCTCACCGAACATCCGGAAGAGGCAGCCACCATCGCTGAGGCCCGGGAACTGGTACTCGGCATCTCCCTCATGTTAATAGAAACAAAGGAAGAAGAAACCGTTGTGATCCCCATGCATAGCAGGAGAAAAAACCTCCAAACCCTCTTCGCCGCAGCCGCCATCGCAGCCGTGATCGCTGTTTCCACGTTTTTCCTCTTCAGAAATAAGCCAGAGGTATCAGTGGCGCCGCAATTATATGCATTCACCACCGCCCTCGCAGAAAAGCGCACGATCAAATTGCCTGACAGCTCTACCGTGATCCTCAACGCCGGATCGGAATTGCTGCTGGACAAGGATTTTGGCAGAGAAAACCGCACCGTAAGCCTGAAAGGAGAAGCTTTGTTTGAAGTACAGCACGATGCGGAAAAACCTTTCATCGTAGGTGTAGAAGGGTATGATGTTAAAGTATTGGGTACGGTATTCAATGTAAAAGCATATCCCGGAGACAAAAAAAGCGAAACCTCCCTGATCAGCGGAAAGGTAGAGATCTACCTGAAACATACGGCCGCAGCTTATAAAACCCTGCTGCCAAAAGAGAAGTTTGTGATCGTAAAAGACCTGGAGGCGTTGCCGGCATCATCCGCACCCGCAGATATAAAGCCGCGTTCCACTGCAATTATGCCGCTGTCTTACAACCGCAACCTGGTGAACGTGGAAACCGCATGGTCACAGAACCGCCTGGTGTTTGAAAATGAAACCTTCAGCGATATCCGGCAAAAGCTGGAACGCTGGTTCAACGTACAGATCATCTTTGAAGATAAAATAGTAGAGCAGTATACATTCACCGCCACTTTTGAAAAGGAAGATATCAACCAGGTTATGAAAGCCCTGCAGGCTTCTTATGGATTCAAGTATAACATTAAAGGAAAAGAGATCAAGATCAGTCACCAAAATCGGAGATAACGTTTTTTACATATAGCAATCACAATTCCCATTTAAAAAAGGAGGGGAGCACAGCTGGTACCTGTTCTCCCCTGGCTAAAAACAAGGGCAGCATTGCTGCGCCGCATTTTTAACATTTAAACCTCCTCTAAGGTATGAAAAACACCTGTATTAAACTGCCCTCCCGGAGGGCGTTTAAAAAGATTCTACTTATGAAACTGACAACGGCATTGTTGCTGCTTACCACATTGCAGGTGACGGCATATGAAGGAAACTCGCAGAATAAGGTCAGTGTGGATTTTCGTAACACACAACTCACCCGCGCACTGAAGGAAGTGGAACGCAAAACGGATTACCGCTTCGTGTTCAGCAACCTTGTATTGAATGAGGGTGTGAAAGTGACGGTGGACGCCAGGAACGTCCCCGTTTTAGACCTGCTCTCACAAATGCTCAACGGCACCGGCCTCGTTTTTGATAAACTTGGCGAAAACCTGGTGGTCATCAAAAAAGAAGAAACGCCGCTGGGAGAGATCACCGTAAAAGGAAAGGTCACAGACCGCACGGGTTTGCCCCTTCCGGGTGTTAGCATTGTATCCGGCCCCGGAAAAGGCACGATATCAAATGAACAGGGAGAATACTCCATCCGCATAGATGAAAAAGGCACGCTCACATTCAGCTTTATCGGATACGCCCCACAAGCCATCCCCATAAACGGCCGGACGTCCATTAACGTTACCCTGCTG
This DNA window, taken from Chitinophaga niabensis, encodes the following:
- a CDS encoding FecR family protein; amino-acid sequence: MPDRYEIEELVINDSFINYCFNRNPSDTTHWKNYLTEHPEEAATIAEARELVLGISLMLIETKEEETVVIPMHSRRKNLQTLFAAAAIAAVIAVSTFFLFRNKPEVSVAPQLYAFTTALAEKRTIKLPDSSTVILNAGSELLLDKDFGRENRTVSLKGEALFEVQHDAEKPFIVGVEGYDVKVLGTVFNVKAYPGDKKSETSLISGKVEIYLKHTAAAYKTLLPKEKFVIVKDLEALPASSAPADIKPRSTAIMPLSYNRNLVNVETAWSQNRLVFENETFSDIRQKLERWFNVQIIFEDKIVEQYTFTATFEKEDINQVMKALQASYGFKYNIKGKEIKISHQNRR
- the bla gene encoding subclass B3 metallo-beta-lactamase; its protein translation is MLKKLFQITLLLLTSFCANAQNPDWTRDYKPFRIAGNLYYVGTYDLACYLITTQQGHILINTGTTGSAPMIRSHVEALGFKFTDIRILLTTHAHVDHVGAMAAIKKTTGAKMMINEKDALVLADGGKSDYVLGPEFRFDPVKADRLLHKQDTITLGGMQIIELHHPGHTKGANSFMFTVKDSSRSYRVLIANMPSILDETNLAGMPKYPEVAKDYAYTLGAMKKLQFDLWLSSHASQFELHEKHKPNDAYNPAVFADRKGYDTYLNDLQNAYLKKLKGK
- a CDS encoding RNA polymerase sigma factor; translation: MGSNLTQHVDSWYAKFHAHLIYIATRWGYGEEESRDQVQQFFLELLQKNLEPADIQHPKAYLTRAFGRKLIDDYRRSKQQQPKAELTENTAYEPSVLENLVRLQSNEELLASIRAAFKRLPARCQNVIHLKYYEGLTTEQIAERTGLNTRSVYNNLYEGIKALREELRNSNPRLKFAAIFSLLPAL
- a CDS encoding NAD(P)H-binding protein, whose amino-acid sequence is MNTQTTTLVLGGTGKTGSRVAEQLKAKGWPVRIGSRSATPSFDWEDAATWKPALKDIDAVYISYHPDLAIPGAVKKVGAFTKLAVENGVKKLVLLSGRGEKEAQDCEELIMQAGVDWTIVRCAWFNQNFSEGYMLDPIIEGHVALLAGDVREPFVDVDDIADVAVAALTEEGHNGQLYELTGARLISFREAIAEISKATGRKIKYEQVSEKQYRSMLEEYSVPEEFIWLVIYLFSEVLDGRNESLADGVQRALGRAPRDFSDYVKRTAATGIWNARN